One genomic segment of Lysobacter sp. 5GHs7-4 includes these proteins:
- a CDS encoding thiopurine S-methyltransferase, which yields MEAEFWRQRWQDNQIGFHQDRPSPLLLKHWPSLALAVDSRVFVPLAGKTLDMLWFAAQGHRVLGVELSRIAVEDFFAEHGLRPEIAESRYGLHYRAGAIELICGDAFALDAELLADCAAVFDRAALIALPPPLRRRYAGELYPRLPQGCRGLLITLEYPQHEKQGPPFCVGEQEVRALYARDWGVNTLERRDILAQQPSFVAEGVSALETIVYALERR from the coding sequence ATGGAAGCCGAATTCTGGCGACAACGCTGGCAAGACAACCAGATCGGCTTCCATCAGGACCGGCCCTCGCCGCTGTTGCTCAAGCACTGGCCGTCACTGGCTCTGGCGGTGGACAGCCGCGTGTTCGTGCCCCTGGCCGGCAAGACCCTGGACATGCTGTGGTTCGCGGCTCAGGGCCATCGCGTACTCGGCGTCGAGCTGTCGCGGATCGCGGTCGAGGACTTCTTCGCCGAGCACGGCCTGCGGCCGGAGATCGCCGAGTCGCGCTACGGCCTGCACTACCGCGCCGGCGCGATCGAACTGATCTGCGGCGACGCCTTCGCGCTGGACGCCGAGTTACTGGCCGACTGCGCGGCGGTGTTCGACCGCGCCGCCCTGATCGCGCTGCCGCCGCCGCTGCGGCGGCGCTACGCGGGCGAACTCTATCCGCGCCTGCCGCAAGGCTGCCGCGGCCTGCTGATCACGCTGGAATACCCGCAGCACGAGAAGCAAGGCCCGCCGTTCTGCGTGGGCGAGCAGGAAGTGCGCGCGCTCTACGCGCGCGATTGGGGCGTGAACACGCTGGAACGCCGCGACATCCTGGCCCAGCAACCCAGCTTCGTCGCCGAAGGCGTGAGCGCGCTGGAAACGATCGTGTACGCGTTAGAGCGACGCTGA
- a CDS encoding penicillin acylase family protein, with the protein MAHWIKRGLLALLVVALVAAAGAWWLLRGSLPQLEGELALRGLSAPATVQRDAHGVVTIDAASEVDAIRALGYVHAQERYFEMDLLRRTAAGELSALFGPIAVEVDQRRRMHRLRARTEQHLGSFAVDQRALLQAYTDGVNAGLGDLRARPWPYLLLRTEPERWQLADSALVGYAMYFDLQDADNTRERALWKLRPNLPPALYALLTHDGSSWDAPLFGNARGDAALPDAATLDLRALPAPDAVKPVEVPRRNEVGSNNFAVAGSRTGDGRAIVADDMHLGLRAPNLWFRARLRYADARVPGGRIDASGFTLPGLPALVVGSNGHIAWGFTNSYGDWLDWAVAPGCAGEAPKACAGLRVFEEKIAVKGEAARVLRVRETAWGPLMHDNPDGSALALRWSAHLPGGLNLGLAKLVRAQSLDEAMRYAQDVALPVQNLVVGDSTGRIGWRLLGPIPQRAAGCNGAVPLAADAAANCPPWSLRTDAAPQLIDPPGGRLWTANSRTLEGAELARIGDGGLVLGARAQQIRDDLMSKQRFDERDLLRVQLDDRAIFLARWWKLLREEAARAKGSPALAELSAASARWEGRATPESVSYRVVRAWRLAVHDRLIDGLTAPARARQGRDFELPELPQFEGVAWPLVSQRPPHLLPRRYPSWDALLEDAARQVRDDLAQQGPLAQRRWGERNTAAICHPLARALPGFAKSALCMPADELPGDVAMPRVQRQDFGASERMVVAPGREAQGIIQMPGGQSGHPLSPYWGAGHDDWVQGRPSPFLPGETQYRMTLKPQ; encoded by the coding sequence ATGGCACATTGGATCAAGCGCGGCCTGCTCGCGCTGTTGGTGGTGGCGTTGGTCGCGGCCGCGGGCGCCTGGTGGCTGTTGCGTGGCAGCCTGCCGCAGCTGGAGGGCGAACTGGCCCTGCGCGGCCTGTCGGCGCCGGCGACCGTGCAACGCGACGCGCACGGCGTGGTGACCATCGACGCCGCCAGCGAGGTCGATGCGATCCGGGCGCTGGGCTACGTCCACGCCCAGGAACGCTACTTCGAGATGGACCTGCTGCGGCGCACCGCCGCGGGCGAACTGTCGGCCCTGTTCGGCCCGATCGCGGTCGAGGTCGACCAGCGCCGGCGCATGCACCGCCTGCGCGCGCGCACCGAACAGCACCTGGGCAGTTTCGCCGTCGACCAGCGCGCGCTGTTGCAGGCGTACACCGACGGCGTCAACGCGGGCCTGGGCGATTTGCGCGCGCGGCCCTGGCCCTACCTGCTGCTGCGCACCGAACCCGAGCGCTGGCAATTGGCCGACTCGGCGCTGGTCGGCTATGCGATGTACTTCGACCTGCAGGACGCCGACAACACGCGCGAACGCGCCTTGTGGAAGCTGCGCCCGAACCTGCCGCCGGCGCTGTACGCCCTGCTCACCCACGACGGCAGCAGCTGGGACGCCCCGCTGTTCGGCAATGCGCGCGGCGACGCCGCGCTGCCGGACGCGGCCACGCTGGACCTGCGCGCCCTGCCCGCGCCCGACGCCGTGAAGCCGGTGGAGGTGCCGCGCCGCAACGAGGTCGGCAGCAACAACTTCGCCGTCGCCGGCAGCCGCACCGGCGACGGTCGCGCGATCGTCGCCGACGACATGCACCTGGGATTGCGCGCGCCCAACCTGTGGTTCCGCGCGCGCCTGCGCTACGCCGACGCGCGCGTGCCGGGCGGCCGCATCGACGCCAGCGGCTTCACCCTGCCCGGCCTGCCGGCGCTGGTGGTGGGCAGCAACGGCCACATCGCCTGGGGCTTCACCAACAGCTACGGCGACTGGCTGGACTGGGCGGTCGCACCCGGCTGCGCCGGCGAGGCGCCCAAAGCCTGCGCCGGCTTGCGCGTCTTCGAAGAAAAAATCGCGGTCAAGGGCGAGGCCGCGCGCGTGTTGCGCGTGCGCGAAACCGCCTGGGGCCCGCTGATGCACGACAACCCGGACGGCAGCGCGCTGGCGCTGCGCTGGTCCGCGCATCTGCCCGGCGGGCTCAACCTGGGCCTGGCCAAGCTGGTACGCGCGCAATCGCTGGACGAGGCGATGCGCTACGCGCAGGACGTCGCCTTGCCGGTGCAGAACCTGGTGGTCGGCGACAGCACCGGACGCATCGGCTGGCGCCTGCTTGGGCCGATCCCGCAGCGCGCGGCGGGCTGCAACGGCGCCGTGCCGCTGGCCGCCGATGCGGCTGCGAACTGCCCGCCCTGGAGCTTGCGCACCGATGCCGCACCGCAGCTGATCGATCCGCCGGGCGGGCGTCTGTGGACGGCGAACTCGCGCACGCTGGAGGGCGCGGAGCTCGCGCGCATCGGCGACGGCGGCCTGGTGCTGGGCGCACGCGCACAGCAGATCCGCGACGATCTGATGAGCAAGCAGCGCTTCGACGAACGCGACCTGCTGCGCGTGCAGCTCGACGATCGCGCGATCTTCCTCGCGCGTTGGTGGAAGCTGCTGCGCGAGGAAGCGGCGCGTGCCAAGGGCTCGCCGGCACTGGCCGAGCTGTCGGCCGCCTCCGCGCGCTGGGAAGGCCGCGCCACGCCGGAGTCGGTGAGCTACCGCGTGGTGCGTGCCTGGCGACTGGCCGTACACGACCGCCTGATCGACGGACTGACCGCGCCGGCGCGCGCGCGCCAGGGCCGCGACTTCGAGCTGCCGGAACTGCCGCAGTTCGAGGGCGTGGCCTGGCCGCTGGTCAGCCAGCGCCCGCCGCACCTGTTGCCGCGCCGCTACCCGTCGTGGGATGCCTTGCTCGAGGATGCGGCGCGCCAGGTCCGCGACGATCTGGCCCAACAAGGTCCGCTGGCGCAGCGCCGCTGGGGCGAGCGCAACACCGCCGCGATCTGCCATCCGCTGGCGCGGGCCCTGCCCGGGTTCGCCAAATCCGCGCTGTGCATGCCGGCCGACGAGCTGCCCGGCGACGTCGCCATGCCGCGCGTGCAGCGCCAGGATTTCGGCGCGTCCGAACGCATGGTGGTGGCGCCCGGACGCGAAGCGCAGGGCATCATCCAGATGCCGGGCGGCCAGAGCGGGCATCCGTTGTCGCCGTACTGGGGCGCGGGCCACGACGATTGGGTGCAGGGCCGGCCGTCGCCGTTCCTGCCGGGCGAGACCCAATATCGGATGACCTTGAAGCCGCAGTGA
- the asnB gene encoding asparagine synthase B — protein sequence MCSILGLFDLRPGADLRPLRPLALSLSARQRHRGPDWSGVSVDPRALLVHERLAIVDPTGGSQPLRSQDGELALAVNGEIYNHRELEQQLGAPYAFQTKSDCEVINALYREGGDPGAMLNRLNGIFAFALWDAARGRYLIARDPMGVCPLYWGHDADGRLWVASEMKVLARLCDDVAAFPPGHYYDSEVGVPVKYYQRPWRDYEATRGVEVSKEELRNAFERAVHRQMMSDVPYGVLLSGGLDSSLVAACAARFARRRIEEDDQAEAWWPRLHSFAIGLEGSPDLAAAEIAAQALGTVHHGFTYTFEEGLDVLPDVIQHIETYDVTTIRASTPMFLLARRIKAMGVKMVLSGEGSDEIFGGYLYFHKAPNAREFHEELVRKLDALHSYDCLRANKSMMAWGVEPRVPFLDVEFLDVAMRMDAQAKMAGNGRIEKAVLREAFEGYLPDSILWRQKEQFSDGVGYGWIDGLKAHAEAQVSDRDLAAAPGRFPINPPQTKEAYYYRSIFERHFPGTACAETVPGGKSIACSSPAAIAWDAAFANAADPSGRAVAGVHQAALA from the coding sequence ATGTGCTCGATCCTCGGCTTGTTCGACCTCCGCCCCGGCGCCGACCTGAGACCGCTCAGGCCGCTGGCCCTGTCGCTGTCGGCGCGCCAGCGCCATCGCGGCCCCGACTGGTCCGGGGTAAGCGTGGATCCGCGCGCGTTGCTGGTGCACGAGCGGTTGGCCATCGTCGATCCCACCGGCGGCTCGCAGCCGCTGCGTTCGCAGGACGGCGAACTGGCGCTGGCGGTCAACGGCGAGATCTACAACCATCGCGAACTCGAACAGCAGCTGGGCGCGCCTTACGCCTTCCAGACCAAGTCCGACTGCGAGGTCATCAACGCCCTGTACCGCGAGGGCGGCGATCCGGGCGCGATGCTCAACCGCCTCAACGGCATTTTCGCCTTCGCCCTGTGGGACGCGGCGCGCGGCCGTTACCTGATCGCGCGCGACCCGATGGGCGTGTGCCCGCTGTACTGGGGCCACGACGCCGACGGCCGCTTGTGGGTGGCCTCGGAAATGAAGGTGCTGGCGCGGCTGTGCGACGACGTCGCCGCGTTCCCGCCCGGCCACTACTACGACAGCGAAGTCGGCGTGCCGGTGAAGTACTACCAGCGTCCCTGGCGCGATTACGAGGCCACGCGCGGCGTCGAGGTCAGCAAGGAGGAGCTGCGCAACGCCTTCGAGCGCGCGGTGCACCGGCAGATGATGAGCGACGTGCCCTACGGCGTGCTGCTGTCGGGCGGGTTGGACTCGTCGCTGGTGGCGGCCTGCGCGGCGCGGTTCGCGCGCCGCCGCATCGAGGAGGACGACCAGGCCGAGGCCTGGTGGCCGCGCCTGCATTCGTTCGCGATCGGCCTGGAGGGTTCGCCCGACCTGGCCGCGGCCGAAATCGCCGCGCAGGCGCTGGGCACCGTGCATCACGGCTTCACCTACACCTTCGAGGAAGGCCTGGACGTGTTGCCCGATGTGATCCAGCACATCGAGACCTACGACGTCACCACCATCCGCGCGTCCACGCCGATGTTCCTGCTGGCGCGGCGGATCAAGGCGATGGGGGTGAAGATGGTGCTGTCGGGCGAGGGCAGCGACGAGATCTTCGGCGGCTATCTGTACTTCCACAAGGCGCCCAACGCGCGCGAGTTCCACGAGGAGCTGGTGCGCAAGCTCGACGCGCTGCACAGCTACGACTGCCTGCGCGCCAACAAGTCGATGATGGCCTGGGGCGTGGAGCCGCGCGTGCCGTTCCTGGACGTGGAGTTCCTGGACGTGGCGATGCGCATGGACGCGCAGGCCAAGATGGCGGGTAACGGCCGCATCGAGAAGGCGGTGCTGCGCGAGGCCTTTGAGGGCTATCTGCCCGATTCCATCCTGTGGCGGCAGAAGGAGCAGTTCAGCGACGGCGTCGGCTACGGCTGGATCGACGGCCTCAAGGCGCACGCCGAAGCCCAGGTCAGCGACCGCGACCTGGCCGCGGCGCCCGGACGTTTCCCGATCAACCCGCCGCAGACCAAGGAGGCCTATTACTACCGCTCGATCTTCGAACGCCATTTCCCCGGCACCGCCTGCGCCGAGACCGTGCCGGGCGGCAAGTCCATCGCCTGTTCGTCGCCGGCGGCCATCGCCTGGGACGCGGCGTTCGCCAACGCCGCCGACCCTTCCGGGCGCGCGGTCGCGGGCGTGCACCAGGCGGCGTTGGCCTAA
- a CDS encoding beta-eliminating lyase-related protein → MDRRRFLAVSGAMAVAPALAQAPTAAVAGANADEALFKAVNFYDDGLGLSSREYAVLLERMSSTGTGIAADNYSNGGLIAELESRFAQKLGKAAAMFVPTGTLANHLALRKLAGADRRVLVQAESHFYNDSGDCGDILSGLNLVPLAEGRTMFTVDEAAAWVDRSAGGRVPIKVGAISVESPVRRRDHEMADYDELVRLSRYARGAGIRLHLDGARLFNLPYHSGRSLQDYASLFDTVFVSLWKHFNGASGAILAGDKDFIDGLYHTRRMFGGSLPQAWPAVAVAAQFVDGYEADYARAWQATDRLIALLGRDRRFKLRKLPAGTSRYFMAVTGDAAAFRDRARAQGLLLSRPHPQTGEFAMQVNPSVLRTSPETIAQGLSAALGA, encoded by the coding sequence ATGGACAGACGCCGATTTCTCGCCGTGAGCGGAGCGATGGCGGTCGCGCCCGCGCTGGCCCAGGCGCCAACGGCGGCCGTCGCCGGGGCAAACGCCGACGAGGCCTTGTTCAAGGCCGTCAACTTCTACGACGACGGGCTGGGCCTGAGTTCGCGCGAGTACGCGGTGCTGTTGGAGCGCATGAGCTCGACGGGCACGGGCATCGCGGCGGACAACTACTCCAACGGCGGCCTCATCGCCGAGTTGGAAAGCCGCTTCGCTCAGAAGCTAGGCAAGGCGGCGGCGATGTTCGTGCCCACCGGCACCCTTGCCAATCACCTGGCCCTGCGCAAGCTGGCCGGCGCCGACCGGCGCGTGCTGGTGCAGGCCGAAAGCCACTTCTACAACGACAGCGGCGACTGCGGCGACATTCTCAGCGGACTGAACCTGGTGCCGCTGGCGGAAGGGCGGACCATGTTCACCGTCGATGAGGCCGCCGCCTGGGTCGATCGTTCGGCGGGCGGACGCGTGCCGATCAAGGTCGGCGCGATCTCGGTCGAGTCGCCGGTGCGCCGCCGCGATCACGAGATGGCCGACTACGACGAACTGGTGCGCCTGAGCCGCTACGCACGCGGCGCCGGCATCCGCCTGCACCTGGACGGCGCGCGCCTGTTCAATCTGCCCTACCACTCCGGGCGCAGCCTGCAGGACTACGCGTCGCTGTTCGACACCGTGTTCGTCTCGCTGTGGAAACACTTCAACGGCGCGTCCGGCGCCATCCTCGCCGGCGACAAGGACTTCATCGACGGCCTGTACCACACGCGGCGCATGTTCGGCGGTTCGCTGCCGCAGGCCTGGCCGGCGGTCGCGGTGGCGGCGCAGTTCGTGGACGGTTACGAGGCCGACTACGCGCGTGCCTGGCAGGCGACCGACCGCCTTATCGCCTTGCTCGGGCGCGACCGCCGTTTCAAGTTGCGCAAGCTGCCGGCGGGCACCAGCCGCTACTTCATGGCGGTGACGGGCGATGCGGCGGCGTTTCGCGACCGCGCACGCGCGCAGGGCTTGCTGTTGTCGCGCCCGCATCCGCAGACCGGCGAGTTCGCGATGCAGGTCAATCCCAGCGTGTTGCGCACCAGTCCCGAAACGATCGCGCAGGGGCTGTCGGCGGCGCTCGGGGCTTGA
- the parC gene encoding DNA topoisomerase IV subunit A, which produces MTDSVRPVFHGFEQIPLREYAERAYLDYSMYVVLDRALPFLGDGLKPVQRRIIYSMSELGLNAGAKPKKSARTVGDVIGKYHPHGDSACYEAMVLMAQPFSYRYPLVEGQGNFGSSDDPKSFAAMRYTESKLTPIAEVLLGELGHGTVDWVPNFDGTLEEPTWMPARLPHLLLNGTTGIAVGMATDVPPHNLNEVVSACVRLLDDPDATTRDLCEHVLGPDYPTTAEIITPRADLIAMYETGLGSVRARATWVKEAQNFVITALPYQASPGKIIEQIAQQMRAKKLPWLEDLRDESDHANPTRIVLVPRSNRVDAEQLMGHLFATTDLEKSYRVNVNVIGLDGRPQVKGLKALLSEWLTFRTDTVTRRLTHRLEKVERRLHLLEGLLVAFLNLDEVIRIIRTEDDPRAVLMARFGLSEEQTDYILETKLRQLARLEEMKIRGEQAELTKERETLIATLGSKAKLKKLVKDELLADAKKFGDARRSPLVARDAAQALSETELVASEPMTVVLSEKGWVRAAKGHDIDASTLSYREGDGLLGAVKSRSTQQVAFLDSTGRAYSTVVHGLPSARGNGEPLTGRFSPAPGASFQALASGDNDSRFVLASSHGYGFVTRFENLTGRNKAGKAMLSLTPNAKVLQPAAVGAVEQDRVVAVTNVGHLLAFPVSELPELDKGKGNKIIDIPKAKLGTERVVAVAVVAPGTTLSVRSGARTMSLSWKDLDAYVGARATRGGLLPRGWQKVEGLAVE; this is translated from the coding sequence ATGACTGATTCCGTACGACCGGTGTTCCACGGCTTCGAACAGATCCCGCTGCGCGAGTACGCCGAGCGCGCCTACCTCGACTACTCGATGTACGTGGTGCTGGACCGCGCCCTGCCCTTCCTCGGCGACGGCCTCAAGCCGGTGCAGCGCCGCATCATCTACTCGATGAGCGAGCTCGGCCTCAACGCCGGCGCCAAACCCAAGAAGTCCGCCCGCACCGTCGGCGACGTGATCGGCAAGTACCACCCGCACGGCGACAGCGCCTGCTATGAGGCCATGGTCCTCATGGCGCAGCCGTTCTCGTACCGCTACCCGCTGGTCGAGGGCCAGGGCAACTTCGGCTCCAGCGACGATCCCAAGTCGTTCGCGGCCATGCGCTACACCGAGTCCAAGCTGACCCCGATCGCCGAAGTGCTGCTGGGCGAGCTCGGCCACGGCACGGTCGATTGGGTGCCCAATTTCGACGGCACCCTGGAAGAGCCGACCTGGATGCCGGCGCGCCTGCCGCACCTGCTGCTCAACGGCACCACCGGCATCGCCGTGGGCATGGCCACCGACGTGCCGCCGCACAACCTCAACGAAGTCGTCAGCGCCTGCGTGCGCCTGCTCGACGATCCGGACGCGACCACGCGCGATCTGTGCGAGCACGTGCTGGGCCCGGACTATCCGACCACGGCCGAGATTATCACCCCGCGCGCCGACCTGATCGCGATGTACGAAACCGGCCTGGGCAGCGTGCGTGCGCGCGCCACCTGGGTGAAGGAAGCGCAGAACTTCGTGATCACCGCGCTGCCCTACCAGGCATCGCCGGGCAAGATCATCGAGCAGATCGCCCAGCAGATGCGCGCCAAGAAGCTGCCCTGGCTGGAAGACCTGCGCGACGAATCCGATCACGCCAACCCGACCCGCATCGTGCTGGTGCCGCGCTCCAACCGCGTCGACGCCGAACAGCTGATGGGCCATCTGTTCGCGACCACCGATCTGGAAAAGAGCTACCGCGTCAACGTCAACGTGATCGGCCTGGACGGCCGTCCGCAGGTCAAGGGCCTGAAGGCGCTGCTGAGCGAGTGGCTGACCTTCCGCACCGACACGGTGACCCGTCGCCTGACCCATCGTCTGGAAAAGGTCGAGCGCCGCCTGCACCTGTTGGAAGGTTTGCTGGTCGCGTTCCTCAACCTGGACGAGGTGATCCGCATCATCCGCACCGAGGACGACCCGCGCGCGGTGCTGATGGCGCGCTTCGGCCTCAGCGAGGAACAGACCGACTACATCCTGGAAACCAAGCTGCGCCAGCTCGCACGCCTGGAGGAAATGAAGATCCGCGGCGAGCAGGCCGAACTGACCAAGGAGCGCGAGACGCTGATCGCCACCCTGGGCAGCAAGGCCAAGCTCAAGAAGCTGGTCAAGGACGAGCTGCTGGCCGACGCCAAGAAGTTCGGCGACGCCCGCCGCTCGCCGCTGGTCGCGCGCGACGCCGCGCAGGCCTTGTCGGAAACCGAGCTGGTCGCCAGCGAACCGATGACCGTGGTGCTCAGCGAAAAGGGCTGGGTGCGCGCGGCCAAGGGCCACGACATCGACGCCTCGACCCTGAGCTATCGCGAAGGCGACGGCCTGCTCGGCGCGGTCAAGAGCCGCAGCACGCAGCAGGTCGCGTTCCTGGATTCGACCGGACGCGCCTACTCCACCGTGGTGCACGGCCTGCCCTCGGCGCGCGGCAACGGCGAACCGCTGACCGGCCGCTTCTCGCCCGCGCCCGGCGCCTCGTTCCAGGCCCTGGCCAGCGGCGACAACGACAGCCGCTTCGTGCTGGCGTCCAGCCACGGCTACGGTTTCGTGACCCGCTTCGAAAACCTCACCGGCCGCAACAAGGCCGGCAAGGCGATGCTGTCGCTGACGCCGAACGCCAAGGTGCTGCAGCCGGCGGCGGTCGGCGCGGTCGAACAGGACCGCGTGGTCGCGGTGACCAACGTCGGCCACCTGCTCGCGTTCCCGGTGTCGGAACTGCCCGAGCTGGACAAGGGCAAAGGCAACAAGATCATCGACATCCCCAAGGCCAAGCTCGGCACCGAGCGCGTGGTCGCGGTGGCGGTGGTCGCGCCGGGCACCACGCTCAGCGTGCGCTCCGGCGCGCGCACCATGAGCCTGTCGTGGAAGGATCTGGACGCCTACGTCGGCGCGCGCGCGACCCGCGGCGGGCTGCTGCCGCGCGGCTGGCAGAAGGTCGAAGGCTTGGCGGTCGAGTAA